A genomic stretch from Parus major isolate Abel chromosome 28, Parus_major1.1, whole genome shotgun sequence includes:
- the DAPK3 gene encoding death-associated protein kinase 3 — MSTFRQESVEDFYEMGEELGSGQFAIVRKCRERKTGLEYAAKFIKKRRLSSSRRGVSREEIEREVDILREIQHPNIITLHDIFENKTDVVLILELVSGGELFDFLAEKESLTEEEATQFLKQILDGVHYLHSKRIAHFDLKPENIMLLDKNVPNPRIKLIDFGIAHKIEAGNEFKNIFGTPEFVAPEIVNYEPLGLEADMWSIGVITYILLSGASPFLGETKQETLTNISAVNYDFDEEYFSNTSELAKDFIRRLLVKDPKKRMTIAQSLEHPWIKVIKRRNVRNEDSCKKPERRRLKTTRLKEYTIKSHSSMPPNNTYINFERFSKVMEEVAAAEESLRELERNKKSFQEDIEALLSIYEEKESWYKEENESISQDLRQIRQELQKTEALKKQAQEETKSVVQAANGLKRRYRKLENHYEALAKQVASEMKFVQELVWSIEREKLQSSEGDGSIR; from the exons ATGTCCACCTTCCGCCAGGAGAGCGTGGAGGATTTCTATGAgatgggagaggagctgggcag CGGCCAGTTCGCCATCGTCCGGAAGTGCCGGGAGAGGAAGACGGGCCTGGAATACGCGGCCAAGTTCATCAAGAAGCGGCGGCTGTCGTCCAGCCGAAGGGGCGTGAGCCGCGAGGAGATCGAGCGCGAGGTGGACATCCTGCGCGAGATCCAGCACCCCAACATCATCACCCTGCACGACATCTTCGAGAACAAGACCGACGTGGtgctcatcctggagctggTGTCCGGAGGGGAGCTCTTCGATTTCCTGGCCGAGAAGGAATCCCTGACGGAGGAGGAGGCCACCCAGTTCCTCAAGCAGATCCTGGACGGGGTGCACTACCTGCACTCCAAGCGCATCGCCCACTTCGACTTGAAG CCAGAGAACATCATGCTGCTGGACAAGAACGTGCCAAACCCTCGCATCAAACTCATCGACTTCGGGATTGCCCACAAGATCGAGGCTGGGAATGAGTTCAAGAATATCTTTGGGACCCCAGAGTTTGTAG CCCCAGAAATCGTGAACTACGAACCCCTGGGGCTGGAGGCCGACATGTG GAGCATCGGGGTCATCACCTACATCCT GCTGAGTGGAGCCTCCCCATTCCTGGGGGAGACGAAGCAGGAGACGCTGACCAACATCTCTGCTGTCAACTACGACTTCGATGAGGAATATTTCAGCAACACCAGCGAGCTGGCCAAGGACTTCATCCGCCGCCTGCTCGTCAAGGACCCCAA GAAGCGAATGACCATCGCCCAGAGCCTGGAGCACCCCTGGATTAAG GTGATCAAGAGGAGGAACGTCCGCAACGAGGACAGCTGCAAGAAGCCCGAGCGGCGCCGGCTGAAGACGACGCGCCTGAAGGAGTACACCATCAAATCCCACTCCAGCATGCCCCCCAACAACACCTACATCAACTTCGAGCGCTTCTCCAAGGTCATGGAGGAGGTGGCTGCGGCCGAGGAGAGCCTGcgggagctggagaggaacaaGAAGTCCTTCCAGGAGGACATCGAGGCGCTGCTGTCCATCTACGAGGAGAAGGAGTCGTGGTACAAAGAGGAGAACGAGAGCATCAGCCAGGACCTGCGGCAGATccggcaggagctgcagaagacGGAGGCGCTGAAGAAGCAGGCGCAGGAGGAGACCAAGAGCGTGGTGCAGGCGGCCAATGGGCTCAAGCGGCGCTACCGCAAGCTGGAGAACCACTACGAGGCCCTGGCCAAGCAGGTGGCCTCGGAGATGAAGTTTGTGCAGGAGCTGGTGTGGTCCATTGAGCgggagaagctgcagagcagcgAGGGCGACGGCAGCATCCGCTAA
- the EEF2 gene encoding elongation factor 2: MVNFTVDQIRAIMDKKANIRNMSVIAHVDHGKSTLTDSLVCKAGIIASARAGETRFTDTRKDEQERCITIKSTAISLFYELSENDLAFIKQSKDGSGFLINLIDSPGHVDFSSEVTAALRVTDGALVVVDCVSGVCVQTETVLRQAIAERIKPVLMMNKMDRALLELQLEPEELYQTFQRIVENVNVIISTYGEGESGPMGNIMIDPVLGTVGFGSGLHGWAFTLKQFAEMYVAKFAAKGDAQLSPAERAKKVEDMMKKLWGDRYFDPATGKFSKSATSPDGKKLPRTFCQLILDPIFKVFDAIMNFKKEEAAKLIEKLDIKLDSEDKDKEGKPLLKAVMRRWLPAGDALLQMITIHLPSPVTAQKYRCELLYEGPPDDEAAIGIKNCDPKGPLMMYISKMVPTSDKGRFYAFGRVFSGLVSTGLKVRIMGPNYTPGKKEDLYLKPIQRTILMMGRYVEPIEDVPCGNIVGLVGVDQFLVKTGTITTFEHAHNMRVMKFSVSPVVRVAVEAKNPADLPKLVEGLKRLAKSDPMVQCIIEESGEHIIAGAGELHLEICLKDLEEDHACIPIKKSDPVVSYRETVSEESNVMCLSKSPNKHNRLYMKARPFPDGLAEDIDKGEVSARQELKQRARYLAEKYEWDVTEARKIWCFGPDGTGPNILTDITKGVQYLNEIKDSVVAGFQWATKEGVLCEENMRAVRFDVHDVTLHADAIHRGGGQIIPTARRCLYACVLTAQPRLMEPIYLVEIQCPEQVVGGIYGVLNRKRGHVFEETQVAGTPMFVVKAYLPVNESFGFTADLRSNTGGQAFPQCVFDHWQILPGDPFDSTSRPCQVVAETRKRKGLKEGIPALDNFLDKL, encoded by the exons ATG GTGAACTTCACAGTAGACCAGATACGGGCCATCATGGACAAAAAGGCCAACATCAGGAACATGTCCGTGATCGCCCACGTGGACCACGGCAAATCCACGCTGACGGATTCCCTGGTGTGCAAGGCCGGGATCATCGCGTCGGCGCGTGCTGGGGAGACCCGCTTCACCGACACCCGCAAGGACGAGCAGGAGCGGTGCATCACCATCAAATCCAC aGCTATTTCTCTGTTCTATGAGCTCTCTGAGAACGACTTGGCCTTCATCAAGCAGAGCAAGGATGGTTCTGGTTTCTTGATCAACCTCATTGACTCCCCTGGGCACGTGGACTTCTCCTCAGAGGTCACTGCAGCTCTGCGAGTCACTGATGGTGCCCTGGTCGTCGTGGACTGTGTCTCTG GGGTGTGCGTGCAGACAGAGACTGTGCTGCGTCAGGCCATCGCCGAGAGGATCAAGCCTGTGCTGATGATGAACAAGATGGACCGAgcgctgctggagctgcagctggagccagaggAGCTGTACCAGACCTTCCAGCGCATCGTGGAGAATGTCAACGTCATCATCTCCACCTACGGAGAGGGAGAGAGCGGCCCCATGGGCAACATCATG ATTGACCCGGTGCTCGGGACCGTGGGCTTTGGCTCGGGCCTGCACGGCTGGGCCTTCACCCTGAAGCAGTTTGCTGAGATGTACGTGGCAAAGTTTGCTGCCAAGGGAGatgcccagctcagcccagccgAGCGTGCCAAGAAGGTTGAGGACATGATGAAGAAGCTGTGGGGAGACAG gtACTTTGACCCTGCTACTGGCAAGTTCAGCAAATCTGCCACCAGCCCTGATGGAAAGAAACTGCCAAGGACCTTCTGCCAGCTCATCCTTGACCCCATCTTCAAG GTTTTTGATGCAATCATGAACTTCAAGAAGGAAGAGGCGGCTAAACTGATCGAGAAACTGGACATCAAGCTGGACAGCGaggacaaggacaaggaggGCAAGCCCCTGCTGAAG gccGTGATGAGGCGGTGGCTGCCAGCTGGAGATGCCCTGCTGCAGATGATCACCATCCACCTGCCTTCCCCCGTCACAGCCCAGAAGTATCGCTGCGAGCTGCTCTACGAGGGCCCCCCCGACGATGAGGCTGCCATAG gcATTAAGAACTGTGACCCCAAAGGCCCCCTGATGATGTACATCTCCAAAATGGTGCCAACCTCTGACAAGGGACGTTTCTATGCTTTCGGCCGTGTCTTCTCTGGTCTCGTCTCCACTGGCTTGAAAGTCAGAATCATGGGACCAAACTACACACCTGGCAAGAAGGAGGATCTGTACCTGAAGCCAATTCAAAG GACCATTCTCATGATGGGCCGCTACGTGGAGCCCATTGAGGACGTGCCTTGTGGAAACATCGTGGGGCTGGTGGGCGTGGACCAGTTCCTTGTGAAGACTGGAACCATCACCACCTTCGAGCACGCCCACAACATGAGGGTGATGAAGTTCAGCGTCAGCCCCGTGGTGCGCGTGGCCGTGGAGGCCAAGAACCCGGCCGACCTGCCCAAGCTGGTGGAGGGGCTGAAGCGCCTGGCCAAGTCTGACCCCATGGTGCAG TGCATCATCGAGGAGTCTGGGGAGCACATCATCGCTGGCGCTGGGGAGCTGCACCTGGAGATCTGCCTGAAGGACCTGGAGGAGGACCACGCCTGCATCCCCATCAAG AAATCGGATCCCGTGGTGTCCTACCGCGAGACGGTCAGCGAGGAGTCCAACGTGATGTGCCTTTCCAAGTCCCCCAACAAACACAACCGGCTGTACATGAAGGCCCGGCCCTTCCCCGACGGCCTGGCCGAGGACATCGACAAGGGCGAGGTGTCGGCGCGGCAGGAGCTGAAGCAGCGGGCGCGGTACCTGGCCGAGAAGTACGAGTGGGACGTCACCGAGGCCAGGAAGATCTGGTGCTTCGGGCCCGACGGCACCGGCCCCAACATCCTCACCGACATCACCAAGGGAGTGCAGTACCTCAACGAGATCAAGGACAGCGTGGTGGCCGGCTTCCAGTGGGCCACCAAGGAG GGGGTGCTGTGTGAGGAGAACATGCGCGCCGTGCGTTTCGACGTGCACGACGTGACCCTGCACGCCGACGCCATCCACCGCGGCGGCGGCCAGATCATCCCCACGGCCCGGCGCTGCCTCTACGCCTGCGTGCTCACGGCCCAGCCACGCCTCATGGAGCCCATCTACCTGGTGGAGATCCAG TGCCCGGAGCAGGTGGTCGGAGGCATCTACGGGGTGCTGAACAGGAAACGTGGCCACGTCTTTGAGGAGACCCAGGTGGCCGGGACCCCCATGTTTGTGGTCAAGGCCTATCTGCCCGTCAACGAGTCCTTCG gTTTCACAGCAGATTTGAGGTCCAACACGGGAGGCCAGGCCTTCCCCCAGTGTGTCTTTGACCACTGGCAGATCCTGCCTGGGGACCCCTTTGACAGCACCAGCCGGCCGTGCCAGGTGGTGGCCGAGACCCGCAAACGCAAAGGGCTGAAGGAAGGAATCCCCGCCCTCGACAACTTCCTGGACAAACTCTAA
- the PIAS4 gene encoding E3 SUMO-protein ligase PIAS4 isoform X1, with protein sequence MAAELVEAKNMVMSFRVSDLQMLLGFVGRSKSGLKHELVTRALQLVQFDCSPEVFKKIKELYETRYNKKGSDVAQAPAPHRAEALPLHSSYERGSAVPRTLPTTNIDYPALYGKYLNGLGRLPPKVAKPEVRLVKLPFYTTLDELLKPTELVPQNNEKLQESPCIFALTPRQVELIRNSRELQPGVKSVQVVLRICYTDTSSPQEDQYPPNIAVKVNHSYCSVPGYYPSNKPGVEPKRPCRPINLTHLMYLSAATNRITVTWGNYGKSYSVGLYLVRQMTSAELLQRLKTIGIKHPELCKALVKEKLRLDPDSEIATTGVRVSLICPLVKMRLSVPCRAETCAHLQCFDAVFYLQMNEKKPTWMCPVCDKPAPYDQLIIDGLLSKILTECEDADEIEYLVDGSWCPIRAEKERSCSPQCPILVLGSSDVNGLLATANGTGENGKAPADVVDLTLDSSSSEEDEEEDEEEDDDDEGPQPKRRCSYEKGLVSAC encoded by the exons ATGGCGGCGGAGCTGGTGGAGGCGAAG AACATGGTGATGAGTTTCCGAGTCTCAGATCTTCAGAtgttgctgggttttgttgGCAGGAGTAAAAGCGGACTAAAACACGAACTAGTGACCCGAGCTTTGCAGCTGGTCCAGTTTGACTGCAGCCCCGAGGTGTTCAAGAAGATCAAGGAGCTCTACGAGACTCGGTACAACAAGAAGGGCTCGGACGTGGCGCAGGCGCCGGCGCCGCACCGGGCCGAGGCCCTGCCCCTGCACTCCTCGTACGAGCGCGGCAGCGCCGTGCCCCGGACTCTGCCCACCACCAACATTGACTACCCTGCCCTCTACGGCAAATACCTGAACGGACTGGGCAGGTTGCCCCCCAAAGTGGCCAAGCCCGAGGTTCGCTTGGTGAAGTTGCCCTTTTACACCACCCTGGATGAGCTGTTGAAGCCGACAGAGTTAG TTCCACAGAATAATGAGAAGCTTCAGGAAAGTCCGTGCATTTTTGCATTAACACCAAGACAAGTGGAGCTGATCAGAAATTCCAG GGAGTTGCAACCCGGTGTGAAATCGGTTCAGGTGGTGCTCAG AATCTGCTACACAGACACCAGTTCCCCTCAGGAGGATCAGTACCCTCCCAACATCGCCGTCAAGGTGAACCACAGCTACTGCTCCGTGCCG GGCTACTACCCCTCAAACAAACCCGGGGTGGAACCCAAGAGGCCCTGCAGGCCCATCAACCTCACCCACCTCATGTACCTGTCGGCGGCCACCAACCGCATCACGGTCACCTGGGGCAACTACGGCAAG AGCTACTCGGTGGGGCTGTACCTGGTGCGGCAGATgacctcagcagagctgctgcagaggttGAAAACCATCGGCATCAAGCACCCGGAGCTCTGCAAAGCACTGG tgaAAGAGAAGCTACGCCTGGACCCAGACAGTGAAATCGCCACCACCGGGGTCCGAGTGTCCCTCATCTGTCCG CTGGTGAAGATGCGCCTGTCGGTGCCGTGCCGGGCCGAGACCTGCGCACACCTGCAGTGCTTTGATGCCGTCTTCTACCTACAGATGAATGAGAAAAAGCCCACATGGATGTGCCCTGTGTGTGACAAACCTGCCCCCTACGACCAGCTCATCATTGATGG gCTCCTGTCCAAGATCCTGACAGAATGTGAAGATGCAGATGAGATCGAGTACCTGGTGGATGGCTCCTGGTGCCCCATCCGAGCTGAGAAGGAGCGGAGCTGCAGCCCTCAGTGCCCAATCCTGGTTCTAG GTTCCTCGGACGTGAACGGGCTCCTGGCCACGGCCAACGGGACGGGCGAGAACGGCAAAGCCCCGGCAGATGTTGTGGATTTAACACTGGACAGCTCATCCTcggaggaggacgaggaggaggatgaggaggaggatgatgacGATGAGGGACCCCAGCCCAAACGACGCTGCTCTTACGAGAAAGGTTTAGTCTCTGCCTGCTGA
- the PIAS4 gene encoding E3 SUMO-protein ligase PIAS4 isoform X2 → MAAELVEAKNMVMSFRVSDLQMLLGFVGRSKSGLKHELVTRALQLVQFDCSPEVFKKIKELYETRYNKKGSDVAQAPAPHRAEALPLHSSYERGSAVPRTLPTTNIDYPALYGKYLNGLGRLPPKVAKPEVRLVKLPFYTTLDELLKPTELVPQNNEKLQESPCIFALTPRQVELIRNSRELQPGVKSVQVVLRICYTDTSSPQEDQYPPNIAVKVNHSYCSVPGYYPSNKPGVEPKRPCRPINLTHLMYLSAATNRITVTWGNYGKSYSVGLYLVRQMTSAELLQRLKTIGIKHPELCKALVKEKLRLDPDSEIATTGVRVSLICPMNEKKPTWMCPVCDKPAPYDQLIIDGLLSKILTECEDADEIEYLVDGSWCPIRAEKERSCSPQCPILVLGSSDVNGLLATANGTGENGKAPADVVDLTLDSSSSEEDEEEDEEEDDDDEGPQPKRRCSYEKGLVSAC, encoded by the exons ATGGCGGCGGAGCTGGTGGAGGCGAAG AACATGGTGATGAGTTTCCGAGTCTCAGATCTTCAGAtgttgctgggttttgttgGCAGGAGTAAAAGCGGACTAAAACACGAACTAGTGACCCGAGCTTTGCAGCTGGTCCAGTTTGACTGCAGCCCCGAGGTGTTCAAGAAGATCAAGGAGCTCTACGAGACTCGGTACAACAAGAAGGGCTCGGACGTGGCGCAGGCGCCGGCGCCGCACCGGGCCGAGGCCCTGCCCCTGCACTCCTCGTACGAGCGCGGCAGCGCCGTGCCCCGGACTCTGCCCACCACCAACATTGACTACCCTGCCCTCTACGGCAAATACCTGAACGGACTGGGCAGGTTGCCCCCCAAAGTGGCCAAGCCCGAGGTTCGCTTGGTGAAGTTGCCCTTTTACACCACCCTGGATGAGCTGTTGAAGCCGACAGAGTTAG TTCCACAGAATAATGAGAAGCTTCAGGAAAGTCCGTGCATTTTTGCATTAACACCAAGACAAGTGGAGCTGATCAGAAATTCCAG GGAGTTGCAACCCGGTGTGAAATCGGTTCAGGTGGTGCTCAG AATCTGCTACACAGACACCAGTTCCCCTCAGGAGGATCAGTACCCTCCCAACATCGCCGTCAAGGTGAACCACAGCTACTGCTCCGTGCCG GGCTACTACCCCTCAAACAAACCCGGGGTGGAACCCAAGAGGCCCTGCAGGCCCATCAACCTCACCCACCTCATGTACCTGTCGGCGGCCACCAACCGCATCACGGTCACCTGGGGCAACTACGGCAAG AGCTACTCGGTGGGGCTGTACCTGGTGCGGCAGATgacctcagcagagctgctgcagaggttGAAAACCATCGGCATCAAGCACCCGGAGCTCTGCAAAGCACTGG tgaAAGAGAAGCTACGCCTGGACCCAGACAGTGAAATCGCCACCACCGGGGTCCGAGTGTCCCTCATCTGTCCG ATGAATGAGAAAAAGCCCACATGGATGTGCCCTGTGTGTGACAAACCTGCCCCCTACGACCAGCTCATCATTGATGG gCTCCTGTCCAAGATCCTGACAGAATGTGAAGATGCAGATGAGATCGAGTACCTGGTGGATGGCTCCTGGTGCCCCATCCGAGCTGAGAAGGAGCGGAGCTGCAGCCCTCAGTGCCCAATCCTGGTTCTAG GTTCCTCGGACGTGAACGGGCTCCTGGCCACGGCCAACGGGACGGGCGAGAACGGCAAAGCCCCGGCAGATGTTGTGGATTTAACACTGGACAGCTCATCCTcggaggaggacgaggaggaggatgaggaggaggatgatgacGATGAGGGACCCCAGCCCAAACGACGCTGCTCTTACGAGAAAGGTTTAGTCTCTGCCTGCTGA